TAGAGCTAGAGCTCTCACCAAATAGTGGGCTACAAAATATCGTAAGTTCGTAACTCTTTCGATCTAAAATAACCGCATCTAGATTTAATTTACTTTAGGTGTATGTATATTTAATATATGTACACAGAAAGTTAAAAAGACCTATAATTTGTAGCGGATTGAGTATGATATGATCCCTTGAGGGCGAATAGATCATGTACTCTGCAAATATGAGATATTCAACACATCACATATGGCAAATAGAAAGGATGAGATATATGATCGAAGAAAACATAAATTAGAAGATAATTCAAAGCTTATGATCCAATTCGAATTTTCGATTCGTTATGGtcgtatttttttatttattttggagTTATATGAcgctattttttttaatattatgTGAGCATGCGTGCCTATTCATTGTTTCGTCAAAAAAATGTAAAAGTTTTAAATAAAATTAACAGATTGGTGAATTTTCTTTCTTATAAAGAGAAGGCATCCGCTCCAGGAGAACTCGAGGAAGCCGCGCTTTATAGCTGGAACCCCACCTAAGCAATCCCACTATCACAGCCTCACTTCTCCCCCTGCCCCACGCAAGGCACCCACGGCCCCCaccgcctcctctcctcccgcTCAAAATCCCTCTCAACGCATCGCgcggagcgccgccgtgccTGAGCTCGCATGAGGTGTGCCTCCCCGCGCCCGCAGCCATGGGAGCTCAGCAGAGCGTCAACGCAGGGAAAGGTCATtgctctttcctttttttttttttgtcttttttgttcGTCGGGGTTGTTAAGCGCGCGTAATATGCTGGAGTCGGTTACCTGTTCGTGGAAATGCTGCAGCCAAGGTGGATATGCAACTCGACCTCACCCACATGTTGTGcgaggcgctgctgctgccgcccctCAGGTGCTCGGTCTTTTGCCTGTTAGGGAGAGCTCGAACGCGTGTGTGCAtgccttcattttttttttcttttcggaTCCTGACGTTCTCGTGTTCTGGGTGGTTTCAGGAGCTCTGGCGTCGCGCTAGCACAAATTGTTGGAAGGTAGGCTTGTCTAGGTTTTGCATTCGTTGGTAAATTTCgtttatgggcactttagactACAGGATCTGGTGTCTGCCTATCTCTGTGCATATGTCTTTTGTTCTCGGTGCTTTGGACATGTTTGTGCTTGCACGCTCTTGCTTATGTGCGTCATTGTCTTGTCTATTAATGCACGTGCAGATTCTCACTCTGCCATTGTATTAGATCTATGCATTTGTGCGTCATGCCTATTCATCTCTCTGTGTATGTGTGTATATGTCTTCATTACTGCTTGAAATTTTACTACCATATTGTGAGTTTTGGAGTTTGGCCTGCAGGATCTCACTCAAACACCCAAGCCTCTTTGGGAGAAGCGAGAAGTTGGATGTTATATTGGATAAGGGAATCAATGATTCCAACGTTGTTGTTGCCTTTAGGCGCCCAAGGCCTGAGTGGTTGTCACAGCAATCATTTGTGATTCAGGTTGGCATTGTGTTCAATTTATATAGGCTATCCTTTTAAGTTTCTTTTCTGAAGTAAAGCTGAAGCACCGGGAAACCTACATTGTTGAtgattgtcggtaccccaggactggggtaccccctcttgctgtgtctgggCAAgggtcttgtagttatccttaactacatccaaacagccggacccctgaggtccggagtcctgttctcccagcaacgctccggaccgttccacagttgggaaaggtccggagacaccacgtgtcccggaagaggcaggaactcATGTGCGAGCAGCcgaggctccggacctcccacggagaccggacccccgcggggtcccggaccctcatggggtcccggaccccctgtataataaccggacccctcactaagggaagagatcgacgccccgcgtcggggtggtccggggccgccacgtgtctgcaagacatggccgtttgggtttccataccaacgttcacccaccattgcatttattgcggtaggtgaacgtctgcattgatatagcagaagctgaggcgtttcattgaccaggggatactattgatcgcgtattaccaaggcagtggagccgctggcgccgcccatactgcgtctgccagtctgccgtaacagatggatacgacggctcagcttcgcccattatgacgctgcataatagcctcagcaggccacgccgcaagctacgctactccaacgggcgcctagctgacgggacaagaaaagacccccctgagtcagaagagcagcagtgtgcatatcggaggaaagattcgctaccactgtagccacagtcacgttgggcccacctgtcggggcaccaacgtcctatgtatccgctcccccttgatctataaaagggggggcgccgctagaaaacctcaggcggcaaaagagccaaggccagcagaggataggttcatacacaccaagaacaatacatctcccagtggacgtagggtattacgctccggcagcccgaaccactctaaatcgtgtgttcttgagtccttgtcttagcgtagattcagccccatcgcctagtacttccccgagtactccctcactgggaataggcgggtgcgctccgccacccggctgtgggtacccctagaaaccccacgACAATGATCTTCTGAATGACTCTCCACAAATTTTCTCACTTTCCCATGGTTTGAGCAATCAGCACTCAATGACACCAGAAGTTGCAGTCCATGGGTTCCCGGCTGATAACTTCACACGATCAGGGAGCAGAGGGATAAACCTTAGCCGGCTGTCATTTGGTTTGGAGCTTAATGAACCAGCAACATCAAACTGGACTTCTGGAACTAGTGTTAAGTTTGAGGTGTGCCTCTACTGAAATACGTTTTTTAGCGTTAATaccattttataaaaaaatatttatctgCTGCCTATTCCCGGCAGCATATCCGGCCTGTTAATAACCAGGGCCGCTCCATTGCCAGAGGCCACGATGGATTTCCTCTGACCTGCAGGTGATGATTTCATTTTCTGTAGGGGAttgctttaaaaaaaatataactttAAGTGCTTATCAATACCTAATAGTCTTGTCCTGCAGTGGTAACCTCCATGACAACATGATCATATTGAAGCAAGAATCTGATTATGCAGATGTTAATGATAATAGCTTCTTAAAAGTAAGTTATGCCTACTTTATGATGCAATTTCTAACGTAATGCCTACCTTACACAATAATTCTTATTGGTAGGTTCACTTCCAAATGGAACAAGGATTGCCACTTGTACCAAAATCACTGACCTTCAATAGAGTTAAATGTGCAGTTTCAAAAGGCATTAAGTTGGGCCCAACATTTTTGGTTACCAGGTAATGCAGCCCCCACTATTCATTCGCTAGAATGCTCTTCTCTGATGGTTCTTTATTTCTCTCTATCTTACAGTCTGACAGGTGGGTCTATTGTGGGGGACATGGCACCATATCAAGCTTTTGCCATAGGTGGACTTGGTAGTGTCCGAGGCTACGGTGAGGGCGCGGTTGGTTCTGGAAGACTATGTCTAGTTGCTAACTGTGAATATACGATTCCCTTGGTATGTAAAATAGATACAGCCTACATTATGAATTTTGGTTTGATACTTATACCACTTCAAAACATTGATACTTAGAACAA
The nucleotide sequence above comes from Panicum virgatum strain AP13 chromosome 3K, P.virgatum_v5, whole genome shotgun sequence. Encoded proteins:
- the LOC120698170 gene encoding outer envelope protein 39, chloroplastic-like, coding for MGAQQSVNAGKAKVDMQLDLTHMLCEALLLPPLRSSGVALAQIVGRISLKHPSLFGRSEKLDVILDKGINDSNVVVAFRRPRPEWLSQQSFVIQHSMTPEVAVHGFPADNFTRSGSRGINLSRLSFGLELNEPATSNWTSGTSVKFEHIRPVNNQGRSIARGHDGFPLTCSGNLHDNMIILKQESDYADVNDNSFLKVHFQMEQGLPLVPKSLTFNRVKCAVSKGIKLGPTFLVTSLTGGSIVGDMAPYQAFAIGGLGSVRGYGEGAVGSGRLCLVANCEYTIPLAKHLEGSIFMDCGSDLGSARHVPGNPALRQGKQGFGVGFGYGLHFNTDLGQIRVDYAINAFNRKTIYFGINSSGGS